In Magnetovibrio sp., the following proteins share a genomic window:
- a CDS encoding NnrU family protein, which translates to MMADLLLIIGVFIAFHLIPAFGPVRRMLVRALGIKMYVGLYSAVSVGLLVLIGLAYANADTDILWPQWPWTRWMPIFTMPFVCLLLVSTLSEPNPFSVGVKADRFDPDHPGIVSVTRHPLIWALGLWAVAHLAPNGDTASVLLFGLFAVLAFVGLWSLDAKKRRDMGEEKWRRLTAPTSSFPMWAVLRGRTRLDLKGIGWLRVVGAVVLYGTILLSHEYVIGVSPLPF; encoded by the coding sequence ATGATGGCGGATCTGCTGCTGATCATTGGCGTGTTCATCGCTTTTCATCTTATTCCCGCCTTTGGTCCGGTGCGACGCATGCTGGTGAGGGCGCTGGGCATCAAGATGTACGTTGGCCTTTATTCCGCCGTTTCTGTGGGTCTACTGGTGCTGATCGGTTTAGCCTATGCCAACGCGGACACAGATATTCTCTGGCCGCAATGGCCGTGGACCCGCTGGATGCCCATTTTCACCATGCCGTTCGTGTGCCTGTTGTTGGTGAGTACCTTATCGGAACCCAATCCGTTTTCGGTCGGCGTCAAGGCGGATCGTTTCGACCCGGACCATCCAGGCATCGTATCGGTGACCCGTCATCCGCTGATCTGGGCTTTGGGATTGTGGGCGGTGGCCCACTTGGCGCCGAACGGCGACACGGCGAGTGTGTTGCTGTTTGGCTTGTTTGCCGTGCTGGCGTTCGTCGGGCTGTGGAGCCTGGATGCCAAAAAACGCCGTGACATGGGTGAAGAGAAGTGGCGACGCCTCACCGCGCCAACGTCTTCGTTCCCGATGTGGGCTGTGCTGCGTGGCCGCACGCGGCTGGATCTCAAAGGCATCGGATGGCTGCGGGTTGTCGGCGCGGTGGTGCTATATGGCACGATTTTGTTGAGCCACGAATACGTTATCGGGGTTTCTCCCCTGCCATTTTGA
- a CDS encoding GNAT family N-acetyltransferase — MEVLSFIPVFSKGIADLIVPIQRDEYGIDIAYDDQPDLKDIAAFYQNGAGNFWVAVDGTQVVGTVALKDIGAQQAALRKMFVATSHRGSDKGVAKELLNTLIGHARMVGFRTIFLGTTAQFLAAHRFYEKNGFELIDVAELPESFPRMDVDTRFYRLNLG; from the coding sequence ATGGAAGTCTTGAGTTTCATCCCGGTCTTTTCCAAGGGCATCGCCGATCTGATTGTGCCGATACAGCGCGATGAGTACGGCATCGACATCGCCTACGACGATCAGCCCGATTTGAAAGACATTGCGGCATTTTACCAAAATGGCGCCGGCAATTTCTGGGTCGCCGTGGATGGAACCCAGGTGGTCGGCACCGTCGCGCTTAAAGACATCGGCGCTCAACAAGCGGCATTGCGCAAAATGTTCGTGGCTACCAGCCATCGCGGATCTGACAAAGGCGTCGCCAAAGAGCTCCTGAACACGCTGATCGGGCACGCTCGCATGGTCGGCTTTCGCACGATATTCCTTGGCACCACCGCACAATTTCTCGCCGCGCACCGCTTTTACGAAAAAAATGGTTTCGAGTTGATCGATGTGGCAGAACTGCCCGAAAGCTTCCCACGCATGGATGTCGATACGCGTTTTTACCGATTGAATTTAGGTTAG
- the folD gene encoding bifunctional methylenetetrahydrofolate dehydrogenase/methenyltetrahydrofolate cyclohydrolase FolD — MTQAKLIDGKAFAENLRGRVAAKVAKLQDAHGVTPGLAVVLVGEDPASQVYVRNKGKQTVECGMHSFEHKLDASTSEADLLAVVEKLNADDAVHGILVQLPLPDHIDEAKVINAITPDKDVDGFHVINSGRLMTGQEAMVPCTPLGCLMLIKDTLGEDLSGKRAIVVGRSNIVGKPMAQLLLDANCTVTIAHSRTQDLPGECRRADILVAAVGRPEMIKGDWIKPGACVIDVGINRIPAPEKGEGKTRLVGDVDFAGAEQVAGSITPVPGGVGPMTIAVLLANTVTACCRSLGVAEPEA; from the coding sequence ATGACTCAAGCAAAACTGATTGACGGTAAGGCTTTTGCGGAAAACTTGCGGGGGCGTGTCGCCGCCAAAGTTGCGAAACTGCAAGATGCGCACGGCGTAACTCCCGGTTTGGCGGTGGTGCTGGTGGGCGAAGATCCGGCGTCGCAGGTTTACGTGCGCAACAAAGGCAAACAGACGGTGGAATGCGGCATGCATTCGTTCGAGCACAAGCTCGACGCTTCGACGTCTGAAGCAGATCTCCTGGCGGTGGTCGAAAAGCTCAATGCGGATGATGCTGTGCACGGTATTTTGGTGCAGTTGCCGCTTCCCGATCATATCGACGAAGCCAAGGTCATCAACGCCATCACGCCCGACAAGGACGTCGATGGTTTTCACGTCATCAATTCCGGGCGTTTGATGACCGGCCAGGAAGCAATGGTGCCGTGCACGCCGCTGGGCTGTCTGATGTTGATCAAAGACACCTTGGGCGAGGACCTCAGCGGAAAGCGCGCCATCGTGGTGGGTCGTTCCAACATTGTCGGCAAGCCGATGGCGCAGCTGTTGCTGGACGCCAACTGCACCGTGACGATTGCGCATTCGCGCACTCAGGACCTGCCCGGTGAATGCCGACGCGCGGACATTCTGGTCGCCGCCGTGGGGCGTCCGGAAATGATCAAGGGCGATTGGATCAAACCCGGCGCATGCGTCATCGATGTCGGCATCAACCGTATCCCCGCCCCGGAAAAGGGCGAGGGTAAGACTCGCTTGGTCGGCGACGTGGATTTCGCCGGCGCCGAACAGGTCGCCGGTTCGATCACCCCGGTGCCCGGCGGGGTCGGGCCGATGACCATTGCGGTGCTGCTCGCCAATACCGTCACGGCATGCTGCCGCAGCCTTGGCGTCGCCGAGCCCGAGGCCTAA
- a CDS encoding DUF167 family protein — protein MSDGGSPLFCDITPQGLRLRIRLTPSGRRDGIDGVMEDADGQRMLKASVTTVPEGGKANQALIKMLAKEWKVAKSAITVVQGQTSRNKVLMISGEAAAMHNIIAAWAQDKGLA, from the coding sequence TTGTCTGACGGAGGATCGCCTCTTTTCTGTGACATCACCCCCCAAGGGTTGCGTCTGCGTATCCGTCTGACGCCGTCCGGGCGGCGCGATGGAATCGACGGCGTGATGGAGGACGCGGACGGCCAGCGCATGTTGAAGGCCAGCGTCACCACAGTGCCCGAAGGCGGCAAGGCCAATCAGGCCCTGATCAAGATGTTGGCCAAGGAGTGGAAGGTGGCGAAATCCGCCATCACCGTCGTTCAAGGTCAAACCAGCCGCAACAAGGTTTTGATGATTTCAGGCGAGGCGGCTGCCATGCACAACATCATCGCCGCTTGGGCGCAAGATAAAGGCCTCGCCTAA
- a CDS encoding YggT family protein: MDVVLIPFAQVFNVVLDLYVWIVVAGVVLSWLTAFGVVNTHNKAVYMVGDFIYRVTEPVLRPIRKVLPDFGAVDLSPIVLILAIMFLQSFVNRLIMSLV, encoded by the coding sequence ATGGACGTTGTGCTCATTCCCTTCGCTCAAGTGTTTAACGTGGTACTCGATCTCTATGTGTGGATCGTGGTCGCGGGCGTGGTGCTCAGCTGGTTGACGGCGTTCGGCGTGGTCAACACCCACAACAAGGCCGTCTACATGGTCGGCGATTTCATCTACCGCGTGACCGAGCCGGTGTTGCGGCCGATCCGCAAGGTCTTGCCCGATTTCGGCGCAGTGGATCTGTCTCCGATCGTGCTGATCCTCGCCATCATGTTCCTGCAAAGTTTCGTCAACCGATTGATCATGAGCCTTGTCTGA
- a CDS encoding ABC transporter substrate-binding protein: protein MKHLLSGAMLLAGVLMTSQASAACGKVTISDMNWPSASLMANVDKLILHHGFGCDAELVPGDTMPTGTSMIEKGEPDIAPELWSNSFADALNKGVAEKRLRVAGASLSDGGEEGFWVPEYLVKKDPSLATIAGIKKNAKMFKHPEDPDKSAFIGCPAGWNCQITSGHLFKALKLADAGFELVDPGSAAGLDGSIAKAYERQQPWFGYYWAPTAILGKYKMVKVDFGVGVDLKHWQDCISQAECADPKPSMYPSSPVNTVTTESFAEKSPEAYAFLTKRAFTNAAMNELLVWVEDNQADGETSAVYFLKNHPAQWTPWVSKAVAAKVKAAVSNM from the coding sequence ATGAAACATCTTTTATCTGGCGCCATGCTCTTAGCGGGCGTGCTGATGACCAGCCAGGCGAGTGCAGCGTGCGGCAAGGTCACCATTTCCGACATGAATTGGCCTTCCGCCAGCCTCATGGCAAATGTCGATAAACTGATTTTGCATCACGGGTTCGGCTGCGACGCTGAATTGGTGCCCGGCGACACCATGCCGACCGGAACATCGATGATCGAAAAAGGTGAGCCCGATATTGCTCCGGAACTGTGGAGCAATTCCTTTGCCGACGCCTTGAACAAAGGCGTGGCTGAGAAGCGTTTACGCGTGGCCGGTGCGTCCTTGTCCGACGGTGGCGAAGAAGGCTTTTGGGTTCCCGAGTATCTGGTCAAGAAAGACCCCTCGCTTGCGACCATCGCAGGGATCAAGAAAAACGCCAAGATGTTCAAGCATCCCGAAGACCCCGATAAATCGGCATTCATCGGTTGCCCTGCGGGTTGGAACTGCCAAATCACCAGCGGGCATCTGTTTAAGGCGCTCAAGCTGGCGGACGCCGGCTTTGAATTGGTCGATCCGGGTTCGGCAGCTGGGCTCGATGGGTCCATTGCCAAAGCCTACGAGCGCCAACAGCCGTGGTTTGGTTATTACTGGGCACCGACCGCGATCTTGGGCAAGTACAAAATGGTGAAAGTCGATTTTGGGGTCGGCGTCGACCTCAAGCATTGGCAAGATTGCATCAGTCAGGCTGAGTGCGCTGATCCGAAACCAAGCATGTATCCATCGTCGCCCGTCAACACCGTCACGACGGAGAGCTTTGCGGAAAAATCACCCGAAGCCTACGCGTTTCTTACCAAGCGTGCGTTTACCAACGCAGCCATGAACGAACTGTTGGTGTGGGTGGAAGACAATCAGGCCGATGGCGAAACGTCGGCTGTGTATTTTTTGAAGAACCACCCTGCCCAGTGGACACCGTGGGTTTCCAAAGCCGTCGCCGCTAAAGTCAAAGCAGCCGTTTCCAACATGTAA
- a CDS encoding proline/glycine betaine ABC transporter permease has protein sequence MAEQTWFSKFPEMDRADLVAIRKTMDGAYREFSRSYGDVIESLFDPLLTILVSFEKLLLATPWFVVLGVLVALTFGATRSYKHAGGVLVAFLLIGYFGMWDNTMRTLSIITVATILSISVGIPIGIAMARSDRMQAVVTPILDVMQTMPAFVYLVPVVMLLGIGKVPGIIAVVIYAIPPIIRLTNLGIRLVDREVLEAATAFGANETQRLFNVQLPLAMPNIMAGVNQTIMMALAMVVIASMIGVKGLGQPVLKSITNQYFTMGLLNGLAIVVIAIMFDRVSQAYAKRTQRHLGGMHGE, from the coding sequence GTGGCAGAACAAACTTGGTTTTCTAAATTTCCGGAAATGGATCGCGCGGACCTGGTCGCTATACGCAAGACGATGGACGGCGCATATCGAGAATTTTCCAGATCGTACGGCGACGTCATCGAATCGTTATTCGATCCTCTGTTAACGATCTTGGTGTCGTTCGAGAAACTGTTGCTCGCCACGCCATGGTTCGTGGTCCTGGGTGTTTTGGTCGCCCTGACCTTTGGTGCGACCCGGTCCTACAAACATGCCGGCGGGGTTTTGGTGGCTTTTTTGCTGATCGGGTACTTCGGCATGTGGGACAACACCATGCGCACGCTGTCCATCATCACGGTGGCTACAATTCTGTCGATTTCGGTCGGCATTCCCATCGGCATCGCCATGGCGCGGTCCGATCGCATGCAAGCCGTCGTCACGCCGATCTTGGACGTCATGCAAACGATGCCGGCCTTCGTGTACCTGGTCCCCGTGGTGATGCTGTTGGGTATCGGCAAAGTACCCGGCATTATTGCCGTGGTGATTTACGCCATCCCCCCCATCATTCGCCTGACCAATCTCGGCATCCGCTTGGTCGACCGAGAAGTCCTTGAGGCCGCGACCGCTTTTGGCGCCAACGAAACCCAACGGCTGTTCAACGTCCAGCTTCCGCTGGCGATGCCCAACATCATGGCCGGTGTCAACCAGACCATTATGATGGCGCTGGCGATGGTCGTTATCGCCTCGATGATCGGCGTTAAAGGCTTGGGTCAACCGGTCTTGAAATCCATCACCAATCAATACTTCACCATGGGATTGCTCAACGGTCTGGCGATTGTCGTCATCGCCATCATGTTCGATCGCGTATCCCAAGCCTATGCCAAGCGCACCCAAAGACACCTCGGAGGTATGCACGGTGAGTGA
- a CDS encoding glycine betaine/L-proline ABC transporter ATP-binding protein — translation MSDPIVRIENLYKVFGANPKDVMPMVREGRSKDDILAETGHTVGLKNINLDIEKGSIFVIMGLSGSGKSTLIRHFNRLIDPTEGSIFVDGIDVMSLSQKELENFRRHKMSMVFQRFGLLPHRTVLENVAFGLAIQNVSKAERNDKAREWLSTVGLEGYEDQYPAQLSGGQQQRVGLARALCTDPEILLMDEAFSALDPLIRSGMQDQLIELQDKLRKTIIFITHDLDEALRLGDRIAILKDGVLSQVGRPEEILLEPADDYVEAFVRDVNRARVLSVDVVMQPPVNRLTTANIDEALKKMRGWDDDYAYVFHGDEYKGVVTQEALEEACGLPGTNPSLHDMAQEGPSLQPDTVLQDALPATLTSDYPVPIVSEDGEYQGTLSKNDMIDVLANSNETSPDGNSSTAA, via the coding sequence GTGAGTGACCCAATCGTTCGCATTGAAAATCTCTATAAGGTTTTTGGCGCCAATCCCAAAGACGTCATGCCGATGGTGCGTGAAGGCCGGTCGAAAGACGACATCTTGGCTGAGACGGGCCACACTGTCGGCTTGAAAAATATCAACCTTGATATCGAAAAGGGCTCGATCTTCGTCATCATGGGGCTTTCAGGTTCAGGTAAATCGACGCTGATCCGTCACTTCAACCGCCTCATCGATCCGACAGAAGGGTCGATCTTCGTCGATGGCATCGATGTGATGAGCCTGTCGCAAAAAGAGTTGGAAAATTTCCGCCGTCACAAGATGTCGATGGTTTTTCAGCGCTTCGGGCTGTTGCCCCATCGCACCGTTTTGGAAAACGTTGCGTTCGGTTTAGCCATCCAAAACGTTTCCAAGGCCGAACGCAACGACAAGGCGCGCGAATGGCTGTCGACCGTCGGCCTAGAAGGTTATGAAGACCAATATCCCGCCCAATTATCAGGGGGCCAGCAGCAGCGCGTCGGCTTGGCGCGCGCCTTGTGCACCGATCCTGAAATCCTTCTGATGGACGAAGCGTTTTCGGCGCTTGACCCTTTGATCCGTTCGGGTATGCAGGATCAGCTGATCGAGTTGCAGGATAAACTGCGCAAAACCATCATTTTTATCACCCACGATCTGGACGAAGCGTTGCGCCTGGGCGACCGTATCGCGATCTTGAAAGATGGCGTGCTGTCGCAAGTTGGCCGTCCGGAAGAGATACTCCTGGAACCTGCAGACGATTACGTGGAAGCGTTCGTGCGCGACGTCAACCGCGCCCGCGTTTTATCCGTCGATGTGGTGATGCAGCCTCCCGTCAACCGCTTGACCACCGCAAACATCGACGAAGCGCTCAAGAAGATGCGCGGCTGGGATGACGATTACGCCTATGTCTTTCATGGCGACGAGTACAAAGGCGTGGTCACGCAAGAAGCACTGGAAGAGGCTTGTGGGCTGCCGGGTACGAACCCCTCGCTCCACGATATGGCTCAAGAGGGGCCTTCGCTTCAACCCGACACCGTATTGCAAGACGCCCTTCCCGCCACGCTAACTTCGGATTACCCCGTACCGATTGTCAGCGAGGACGGGGAATACCAAGGCACGTTGTCGAAAAATGACATGATCGACGTGCTGGCCAATAGCAATGAAACTTCTCCAGATGGGAACAGTTCCACTGCGGCCTGA
- a CDS encoding TetR/AcrR family transcriptional regulator: MARNGNQTRENIMNAAQALILQQGFSATSVDSVIEGAGITKGTFFYHFKAKSELASALVARYARLDAEHLDGDLARAEGLSRDPLQQILILVGLFREEMAGLTEPFPGCLYASFCYEAGLFDDETLGHITGAFAYWRERLEPKFTAIIDAHPPRYPVSADELTDMLLGIFEGAFILSQTWKDPAIIMQQLGHYRNYIELLFSANA; the protein is encoded by the coding sequence ATGGCCCGCAACGGCAACCAAACACGTGAAAACATCATGAACGCCGCCCAGGCGCTGATTTTACAGCAAGGGTTTTCCGCTACATCGGTCGACAGCGTCATCGAAGGCGCAGGCATCACCAAAGGCACGTTTTTTTATCACTTTAAAGCAAAATCAGAATTGGCCTCCGCATTGGTCGCGCGTTACGCACGACTGGACGCGGAGCATCTGGATGGCGACCTGGCACGGGCCGAAGGATTGTCGCGCGACCCGTTGCAGCAAATTTTGATTTTGGTCGGACTATTCAGGGAAGAAATGGCGGGTTTGACGGAACCGTTTCCCGGCTGCCTATACGCGTCTTTTTGCTACGAAGCGGGATTGTTTGACGATGAAACCCTTGGCCATATAACTGGCGCATTCGCGTACTGGCGTGAACGTCTCGAACCCAAATTTACGGCGATTATAGACGCACATCCGCCACGATATCCGGTCAGTGCCGATGAACTCACGGATATGCTTCTGGGTATATTCGAAGGCGCGTTCATCTTGTCGCAAACATGGAAAGACCCGGCGATCATCATGCAGCAACTTGGCCACTATCGCAATTACATCGAATTGCTGTTTAGCGCGAACGCGTAG
- a CDS encoding class I SAM-dependent methyltransferase encodes MCLDHTISIASAQDANDFETRFVATLNSGAMCLMTSIGHRAGLFDAMAETGPATSDTIATTAGLQERYVREWLGAMVTGRFVAFDAQTRTYHLPAEHAACLTRASTPGNLATYAQYIPLLGQVEDELLGCFANGGGVPYARYPRFHEVMAEDSGQTVLPALIDDILPLAPGLVERLENGIEVLDVGCGRGRAINLLAKRFANSSFLGIDLSTEAVRYAQYEADAQGLTNARFLARDLSSFDHDAEVERFDLVLTFDAIHDQADPARVLRGIHRTLKKDGVYLAQDIKGSSQVEGNVEHPIGPLLYTMSTMHCMTVSLAQGGAGLGAMWGRELAESMFKDAGFRTVAVHELDHDIQNNYYVCLV; translated from the coding sequence ATGTGCCTCGACCACACCATATCCATTGCCTCCGCACAGGATGCGAACGACTTTGAAACCCGTTTTGTCGCTACGCTGAACAGCGGGGCAATGTGTTTGATGACGTCCATCGGACACCGTGCCGGACTGTTCGACGCCATGGCCGAAACCGGCCCGGCCACCAGCGACACCATTGCAACGACGGCAGGCCTGCAGGAACGCTATGTGCGTGAATGGTTGGGCGCCATGGTCACTGGACGGTTTGTTGCGTTTGACGCCCAAACACGCACCTATCATCTGCCTGCTGAGCACGCTGCATGCCTGACGCGCGCCAGTACGCCCGGCAATCTGGCGACCTATGCTCAGTACATCCCGTTGTTGGGACAAGTTGAAGACGAGTTGCTCGGCTGTTTCGCCAATGGCGGTGGCGTACCCTACGCACGATATCCACGCTTTCACGAAGTGATGGCCGAAGACAGTGGTCAAACCGTGTTGCCCGCACTCATCGATGACATTTTGCCCCTGGCGCCGGGCTTAGTTGAGCGCTTAGAAAACGGTATCGAGGTTCTTGATGTTGGGTGCGGTCGCGGGCGAGCGATCAATCTATTGGCCAAGCGTTTTGCCAACAGCTCATTCCTCGGCATTGATCTCAGCACCGAAGCCGTTCGCTATGCGCAATACGAAGCAGATGCCCAAGGGTTGACCAACGCACGCTTTCTCGCCCGCGATTTGAGCTCTTTCGATCACGACGCTGAAGTCGAGCGCTTCGATCTGGTACTGACCTTCGACGCCATTCATGACCAGGCCGATCCGGCGCGGGTGCTCAGGGGCATTCACAGGACCTTAAAAAAGGACGGGGTGTATCTTGCCCAAGACATCAAGGGCTCAAGTCAGGTCGAGGGCAACGTCGAGCATCCAATCGGTCCCTTGCTCTACACCATGTCGACCATGCATTGCATGACCGTTTCCTTGGCCCAAGGCGGTGCTGGACTTGGCGCTATGTGGGGGCGTGAACTGGCGGAAAGCATGTTCAAAGATGCCGGCTTCCGTACAGTCGCAGTGCATGAATTGGATCACGACATCCAAAACAACTACTATGTCTGCCTGGTGTAA
- a CDS encoding diguanylate cyclase: MCVDPAWMPYESIDEHGQHVGLAADFMALVSKKIGIPIELVATKTWNESLDFSKSRKCDILSLLNKTPERQEFLNFTESYLDATVVLVAHEDVVYLNGFKALSGQTLGVVKGYVYESHIRTNYPNVRLVYVDNLDEALRRVSNGELFATVDSLLIVTHHMQALGLSNLKIAGQTEFVHKLRVGVRNDDPQLLFVLQKALDAVSPVERNEIFQRWFTVRFEHGTNWRMLWSVLGGAGVLFVFLLYRYMLQRRFNKQLKAKNIELEYLSQTDPLTGVYNRLKTDALLDQEFERSRRYGRDLSVVMFDLDNFKQVNDMHGHQTGDRVLVAASALVQASIRKHDVLGRWGGEEFLILCPETDLKGAESLAENLRQQLEQLHLSEVGTITASFGVAQLGRTEDIKRLIGYADSALYDAKQKGRNRVCVHKPLVS; the protein is encoded by the coding sequence ATGTGCGTTGATCCTGCTTGGATGCCCTACGAAAGCATTGATGAGCATGGACAGCATGTCGGTCTGGCTGCTGATTTTATGGCGCTCGTTTCAAAGAAAATCGGCATTCCGATTGAATTGGTCGCGACCAAAACGTGGAACGAGTCGTTGGATTTCTCCAAATCGCGCAAGTGCGACATCTTGTCGTTGCTCAACAAAACGCCCGAGCGTCAGGAGTTTTTGAATTTCACAGAGTCCTATCTGGATGCCACCGTGGTTTTGGTAGCGCACGAAGACGTTGTGTATCTCAATGGCTTCAAGGCCTTGAGCGGTCAAACGTTGGGCGTTGTCAAAGGTTATGTCTACGAATCCCACATTCGCACCAATTATCCCAATGTGCGTCTGGTCTATGTGGACAATCTTGACGAGGCCTTAAGGCGGGTGTCGAACGGCGAGTTGTTTGCCACGGTGGATTCTCTGCTGATTGTCACCCATCACATGCAGGCGCTGGGCTTGAGCAATTTGAAGATCGCCGGTCAAACCGAGTTCGTTCACAAGTTGCGTGTCGGTGTTCGCAACGATGATCCGCAATTGCTGTTCGTGTTACAAAAAGCCCTCGACGCGGTGAGCCCGGTGGAGCGCAACGAAATCTTTCAGCGCTGGTTCACGGTACGGTTTGAACACGGCACCAATTGGCGCATGTTGTGGAGTGTTCTCGGTGGCGCAGGGGTGTTGTTTGTTTTCCTGCTCTATCGATACATGCTGCAAAGACGATTCAATAAACAACTAAAAGCGAAAAACATCGAACTTGAATATCTGTCGCAAACCGATCCTTTGACCGGGGTGTACAACCGCCTGAAAACGGATGCTTTGCTGGATCAGGAGTTTGAACGCTCAAGGCGGTATGGCCGTGATTTGTCAGTGGTGATGTTCGACTTGGATAATTTCAAACAGGTCAACGACATGCATGGCCATCAAACCGGCGATCGAGTGCTGGTCGCCGCCAGTGCGTTGGTTCAAGCGAGTATTCGCAAGCACGATGTGCTCGGCCGATGGGGCGGAGAGGAGTTCTTGATCCTTTGTCCGGAAACCGATCTGAAAGGCGCCGAAAGCTTGGCGGAAAATTTGCGTCAGCAGTTGGAACAACTGCATCTTAGCGAGGTCGGGACCATCACCGCCAGCTTTGGCGTCGCCCAGTTGGGCCGCACCGAAGACATCAAGCGTTTGATCGGATATGCGGACAGTGCGCTCTATGACGCTAAGCAAAAGGGCCGTAACCGGGTTTGTGTCCATAAGCCGCTGGTGTCATGA
- a CDS encoding methyl-accepting chemotaxis protein produces the protein MSARNEFTRLGLMMVGLGVMVGLIFPPFMLILGVPQEIALRPVVFAATIACGIALGAFNIVLARLQIGRRLTAMKDAIQDLADERAVDEIPCSENDDVFGDIARAIAVLRDHADKKRELERRQVEEAQRINEEKAEEREALAYDFEAGVKGAMSGAQKDTASLQKAARAMGESAEQSLSKAQSAIELSDAATQGVDAVAQAAESMAKTVRDLSSRMRRSSEMSQHAVERVSQADALVAELGEATARIESVAGLIIDIADQTNMLALNATIEAARAGSAGKGFAVVAGEVKNLANQTAKATDEITAHIDNIRGAGMRARDAMVAVSSAIDEINSIAGDVTRAAEEQNETISDISVNARETSDATGQSLAYIRDVGKAIEETGLAAHEMLATVDDLARQMGVLTEKADNFVENVRKG, from the coding sequence ATGAGCGCACGCAATGAATTTACCAGACTGGGTCTGATGATGGTCGGGCTTGGGGTGATGGTGGGTCTGATCTTCCCGCCTTTCATGCTTATCTTAGGCGTGCCGCAAGAGATCGCCTTGCGTCCAGTGGTGTTCGCGGCGACCATCGCTTGCGGCATCGCGCTCGGCGCATTCAACATCGTCTTGGCACGCCTGCAAATTGGCCGACGGCTGACGGCGATGAAAGACGCCATCCAGGACTTGGCCGATGAACGCGCGGTCGATGAAATACCGTGCTCTGAAAACGACGATGTTTTTGGCGACATTGCGCGCGCTATAGCGGTGCTTCGCGATCACGCCGATAAAAAGCGAGAATTGGAGCGTCGTCAGGTTGAAGAAGCTCAGCGTATAAACGAGGAAAAAGCCGAAGAGCGAGAAGCGCTCGCCTACGACTTTGAGGCGGGCGTCAAGGGGGCCATGTCGGGTGCGCAAAAAGATACGGCATCCCTACAAAAGGCCGCCCGCGCCATGGGCGAAAGCGCCGAGCAGAGCTTAAGCAAGGCTCAATCCGCCATCGAACTGTCCGATGCCGCCACCCAAGGTGTCGATGCGGTGGCGCAGGCTGCGGAAAGCATGGCCAAGACGGTACGCGACCTAAGTTCACGTATGCGTCGTTCCAGCGAGATGTCTCAACACGCCGTTGAGCGGGTCAGCCAAGCTGATGCCTTGGTGGCTGAATTGGGCGAGGCGACCGCACGGATCGAAAGTGTTGCTGGTTTGATTATCGATATCGCAGACCAAACCAACATGCTTGCGCTCAATGCCACCATCGAGGCTGCCCGCGCGGGCAGTGCTGGCAAAGGTTTCGCGGTGGTTGCCGGTGAGGTCAAGAACCTTGCCAATCAAACCGCCAAGGCGACCGATGAAATCACTGCGCACATCGACAACATTCGCGGCGCAGGCATGCGCGCGCGTGACGCGATGGTCGCAGTCAGCTCCGCGATCGATGAAATCAACTCGATTGCCGGAGATGTGACGCGGGCAGCTGAGGAGCAAAACGAAACGATTTCAGATATTTCGGTGAATGCGCGCGAAACATCGGATGCCACGGGCCAATCGCTCGCGTATATCCGCGATGTTGGAAAGGCAATTGAAGAGACCGGCCTTGCTGCGCACGAAATGCTCGCGACGGTTGACGATCTGGCCCGTCAAATGGGCGTCCTGACCGAGAAAGCCGACAATTTCGTGGAAAATGTTCGCAAAGGTTAA